One Defluviitoga tunisiensis genomic window carries:
- a CDS encoding phage holin family protein translates to MKTVWNWIQAVFTAIGGFLGWFLGELDGFLYALIAFVAIDYVTGVMCAVVDRKLSSEVGAKGIFKKVLIFVLVGVGHIIDSQVLGNGGAIRTAVIFFYLSNEGVSILENAAHIGLPIPEKLKNALEQLHGRSNEEDEKK, encoded by the coding sequence ATGAAAACAGTATGGAACTGGATACAGGCGGTTTTTACTGCTATTGGCGGATTTCTTGGCTGGTTTCTTGGAGAGCTGGATGGATTTTTATATGCACTCATCGCTTTTGTAGCCATTGACTATGTGACCGGAGTGATGTGTGCCGTTGTAGACAGAAAGCTTTCGAGTGAAGTCGGGGCCAAGGGCATCTTTAAGAAAGTGCTTATTTTTGTACTTGTAGGTGTAGGACACATCATCGACAGCCAGGTGCTCGGTAATGGCGGGGCAATCCGGACAGCAGTGATTTTCTTTTACCTGAGTAACGAGGGAGTTTCAATTCTTGAGAATGCAGCACATATAGGACTGCCCATTCCTGAAAAGCTGAAAAACGCATTGGAACAACTGCATGGTCGCTCAAATGAGGAGGATGAAAAGAAATGA
- a CDS encoding SHOCT domain-containing protein: MIEAANHLPYNPQETNYTKISQEEIQREVDYWRAYKILQRMLKAGLISEEEFNKIDKLNRKTFSPMYAQLMA; the protein is encoded by the coding sequence ATGATAGAGGCGGCTAATCATTTACCATATAACCCGCAGGAAACGAACTATACAAAGATATCACAGGAGGAAATTCAAAGAGAGGTTGATTACTGGCGGGCGTACAAAATTCTGCAGAGGATGCTTAAGGCGGGACTGATTTCAGAAGAAGAATTCAACAAAATCGACAAGTTGAACCGCAAAACTTTCTCGCCGATGTATGCACAGCTTATGGCCTAA
- a CDS encoding LysM peptidoglycan-binding domain-containing protein encodes MNRQVCVHAFVDDKEVWQYLPWDHRGWHAGGAANNTHIGFEICEPAGFSYKSGSVMVGYDAAKQEDYFRKAWQNTVELCVMLCKKYGLNENDIICHSEGYKLGIASNHADVMHWFPKHGENMDTFRKAVKKALENSTDTNTDIGIGDMVEFKDSVKNYYPGSVEVPTWVKNDYYHRVTQTLYKGKPVIKGGKECVLLGKKVKKSGGQEIAGINTWVAKENLAIVNSIPDNKGNRTYTVQKGDTLWRIAEKELGRGTRYPEIKELNGLTSDTIYPGQVLKLPE; translated from the coding sequence ATAAACAGGCAGGTATGTGTACATGCTTTTGTAGACGATAAAGAGGTTTGGCAATACTTGCCTTGGGATCATCGCGGGTGGCATGCAGGAGGAGCAGCCAACAATACCCATATTGGCTTTGAAATCTGTGAGCCTGCTGGGTTTTCGTATAAATCCGGGTCGGTAATGGTGGGTTATGATGCAGCAAAGCAGGAAGATTATTTCCGTAAAGCGTGGCAGAATACTGTTGAACTCTGCGTTATGCTCTGCAAGAAGTACGGTCTTAATGAGAATGACATCATCTGCCACTCCGAAGGATATAAGCTCGGTATTGCCAGCAACCATGCTGATGTGATGCACTGGTTTCCCAAGCATGGGGAGAATATGGACACTTTCCGTAAAGCAGTAAAAAAAGCGCTGGAGAACAGTACAGATACCAATACTGATATTGGAATTGGAGATATGGTGGAGTTTAAGGACAGTGTAAAGAATTACTACCCCGGCAGTGTGGAAGTTCCAACGTGGGTTAAAAATGACTATTACCACAGGGTCACGCAGACTTTATACAAAGGCAAGCCGGTCATAAAAGGCGGCAAAGAATGTGTTTTGCTTGGCAAAAAGGTTAAGAAATCCGGCGGTCAAGAAATTGCAGGCATAAACACTTGGGTAGCAAAAGAAAACCTTGCAATTGTAAACAGCATTCCTGATAACAAGGGCAATAGAACCTATACAGTTCAAAAAGGCGACACCTTATGGAGAATAGCGGAAAAAGAACTCGGCAGAGGAACAAGATATCCGGAGATTAAGGAACTCAATGGCCTGACTTCAGATACTATTTACCCCGGACAAGTTCTCAAATTGCCGGAATAA
- a CDS encoding glycosyl hydrolase family 18 protein yields MRGFLKGKRCMVWSFMGNARMYEALRDYGDRLDTVGIFTFEVDATGTITETGTSISSMLPYIQKWPHIKWLLTIMNHGIANIFTTLRNNENGAKDKFLTEIIRIMNKYPWCAGVDIDLERGGGYENKDAANALFRDIYNTVKCYDATKLVNICLPGMTGVQGSVGGENWCIYADLNDYCDTAAIMSYGMAWAGSAPGPVSPRDWLEGIYDYAISVMSPDKIFMGLPAYGWNWRIHDTPENLGITYRGVSNTYYAAKYWMTGVYNFTGDAPPQPFIPIVAYWDDYNKVPWALPHVYDYMEGWDSISWEYPLLKGVYNRRRYLTSYGKEQKSEFGTIYIDRNGVPDEYEGNVIITDEMASLGDDQASAEYRFEIREAGYYDIAVQLCFPYWDKNAIIVSLDGESKTFSENRLWWPYWRRVCWLTLVKGVFLQEGTHAVSISGGVPGVQFYGFRVCSGFSEYPFAGEASFMLSPRRFKDVNGVMVEPDRGFKLTFEMLRRKPDSALIWYEDFRDRNILPENYWTVLDGEWDVRQDPDSTESRPYSQLEGYGKLAWKYDGFSDIHIRARLAFPQNSSGRAGVFLGDIFCCLNYDTQRVELYQGNSLLGSYSASFSKTADADLRANPNMYTIEMRKRGNKVRVYSGAASTLRFTVNVTGGSGYAGYCSDNRTVCELLRLGDAWVYEPYERFDVELPDGTITSFGRLARTGVTWDDEFQVFSVNSDVEESATRNEDISMDYDFFHSQLLTLSCGNDYKVKIIPKDINIWISRLFLGDADGFSILYYQDVDSLVYWANEAAYRWRLRGIAIWSLGQEDMRLWEALPKQI; encoded by the coding sequence GTGAGGGGTTTCTTAAAAGGCAAACGGTGCATGGTGTGGAGTTTTATGGGAAATGCCCGAATGTATGAAGCACTTAGAGACTATGGCGACCGCCTTGATACGGTAGGCATTTTTACTTTTGAGGTTGACGCAACAGGTACAATCACTGAAACCGGTACCAGCATCAGCAGCATGCTTCCGTATATTCAGAAATGGCCGCACATTAAGTGGCTGCTCACTATTATGAATCATGGAATAGCCAATATTTTTACTACACTTCGCAACAACGAAAACGGTGCAAAGGATAAGTTTCTCACTGAAATCATCCGAATAATGAACAAGTATCCATGGTGCGCTGGGGTAGATATTGACCTTGAGCGCGGTGGAGGTTATGAAAACAAGGATGCGGCGAATGCTTTATTTAGGGATATATATAATACAGTTAAGTGTTATGATGCAACAAAGCTTGTCAACATCTGCCTGCCGGGTATGACCGGCGTTCAAGGCTCGGTGGGCGGTGAAAACTGGTGTATTTATGCCGATCTTAACGACTATTGCGATACCGCCGCCATCATGAGCTATGGCATGGCATGGGCGGGCTCTGCTCCCGGCCCAGTATCTCCTCGTGACTGGCTTGAGGGCATATATGATTATGCTATTTCCGTTATGTCACCCGATAAGATATTCATGGGGTTGCCTGCTTATGGCTGGAACTGGAGGATTCATGATACACCTGAAAACCTTGGAATAACCTATCGAGGAGTGTCTAATACCTACTATGCGGCAAAATACTGGATGACTGGGGTTTACAATTTCACAGGCGATGCACCGCCCCAGCCGTTTATTCCAATTGTGGCTTACTGGGATGACTATAACAAAGTACCTTGGGCTCTTCCTCATGTATATGATTATATGGAAGGATGGGATTCTATATCCTGGGAATATCCGCTGCTAAAAGGGGTTTATAACAGGCGAAGATATTTGACAAGCTATGGCAAGGAGCAGAAATCGGAGTTCGGAACCATTTATATTGACAGGAACGGAGTTCCGGATGAATACGAAGGAAATGTCATTATTACTGATGAGATGGCCTCACTTGGAGATGACCAGGCGTCAGCAGAGTACCGTTTTGAGATAAGAGAAGCGGGATATTACGATATTGCAGTACAGCTTTGCTTTCCTTACTGGGACAAAAATGCGATTATCGTTTCCCTTGATGGTGAATCAAAGACTTTCAGCGAGAACCGTTTATGGTGGCCATACTGGAGAAGAGTTTGCTGGTTGACACTTGTAAAAGGTGTATTTCTCCAAGAGGGAACGCATGCTGTCAGCATAAGCGGTGGTGTGCCGGGAGTCCAGTTTTACGGTTTTAGGGTTTGCAGTGGATTTTCGGAGTATCCCTTTGCCGGTGAAGCCAGCTTTATGCTCTCTCCTCGTCGGTTCAAGGATGTAAATGGTGTGATGGTTGAGCCGGATCGAGGTTTTAAACTGACCTTTGAAATGTTGCGAAGAAAACCCGACTCGGCGCTTATTTGGTATGAGGATTTTCGGGACAGGAACATCCTGCCTGAAAATTACTGGACTGTGTTAGATGGCGAATGGGATGTTCGGCAAGACCCAGACAGCACAGAAAGTCGCCCATATTCCCAGCTCGAGGGATATGGCAAACTTGCATGGAAATACGACGGGTTTTCCGATATTCATATCCGGGCAAGGCTGGCTTTCCCTCAAAATAGCAGTGGACGGGCTGGGGTGTTCCTTGGGGATATTTTCTGCTGCTTAAATTATGACACGCAAAGAGTCGAGCTTTATCAAGGTAATTCCTTGCTTGGCAGCTACTCCGCCAGTTTCTCAAAAACTGCAGATGCCGATCTTCGTGCTAATCCGAATATGTATACTATAGAAATGCGAAAACGCGGCAATAAGGTAAGAGTATATTCTGGTGCAGCTTCAACCCTGCGTTTCACAGTGAATGTAACCGGTGGTAGTGGTTATGCAGGGTACTGCTCGGACAACCGGACGGTATGCGAGCTGCTGCGGCTGGGCGATGCGTGGGTATATGAACCATACGAGCGTTTTGATGTGGAACTTCCGGATGGAACTATAACCAGCTTTGGCAGGCTTGCTCGCACTGGTGTCACGTGGGATGATGAATTTCAGGTGTTTTCAGTAAATAGCGATGTGGAGGAATCGGCAACTCGCAATGAGGACATTTCGATGGACTATGATTTTTTCCACTCGCAGCTTTTGACGCTTTCTTGCGGTAATGACTATAAAGTAAAGATTATACCGAAAGATATCAATATCTGGATATCCCGTCTCTTCCTCGGAGATGCAGATGGTTTTTCTATTCTGTATTATCAGGATGTGGACAGCCTTGTTTACTGGGCAAACGAAGCGGCTTATCGATGGAGACTGCGAGGTATAGCCATCTGGTCTCTTGGGCAGGAGGATATGCGGTTGTGGGAGGCGCTTCCGAAGCAAATATAG
- a CDS encoding ArsR/SmtB family transcription factor produces MAKKIQPIERCDCDVIHEEIVNKVREKMPQEETLYDLAELFKVFGDSTRIKILWALDESEMCVCDIAFLLNMTQSAISHQLRVLKQAGLVKSRREGKIVFYSLEDEHVKQIFDQGLIHISEESK; encoded by the coding sequence ATGGCAAAAAAAATTCAACCAATTGAAAGATGCGACTGTGATGTAATACATGAGGAAATTGTAAATAAAGTGCGAGAAAAAATGCCTCAAGAAGAAACTCTATATGATCTAGCAGAACTATTTAAAGTTTTTGGAGATTCAACAAGAATTAAGATACTCTGGGCATTAGATGAATCAGAGATGTGCGTTTGCGATATTGCATTCTTATTAAATATGACCCAATCAGCAATTTCACATCAGCTAAGAGTCTTAAAGCAGGCTGGACTAGTAAAGAGCAGAAGAGAAGGAAAGATTGTATTCTACTCTCTTGAAGATGAACATGTAAAGCAAATATTTGACCAGGGATTAATTCATATTTCAGAAGAAAGTAAGTAA
- a CDS encoding recombinase family protein: MRKVTRIDGNNALQAFKPKVRVAAYCRVSTDSDEQMASLEAQKDHYESYIKANPDWEFAGIYYDEGISGTKKENRTGLLRLLADCENKKIDFIITKSVSRFARNTTDCIEMVRKLTDLGVFIYFEKENINTQRMEGELVLTILSSLAENESLSIAENSKWSIRRRFQNGTYKISYPPYGYDYVDGKLFINKEQAEIVKRIFSEALDGKGTQKIADGLNSDKIPTKRGSHWTATTIRGILSNEKYTGDVLLQKTYTDENFKRHYNHGEKDQYMIKDHHEAIISHEEFEAAQEILKQRGKEKGVIKGSSKYQKRYPFSGKIKCAECGSSFKRRIHGSGDRKYIAWCCTKHIKDASSCSMKFVREDAIHQAFVVMINKLIFGHKFILRPLLQSLKKTNYSDNITKIQEMETKIKENTERVQVIMGLMAKGYLEPALFNAQKNELLKEAALLKEQKEAIKRAIDGSQTILVEVEKLLKFATKAEKQIDAFDIEIFEDFTREIIVFSQEEIGFKMKCGLNLRERLVK; this comes from the coding sequence GTGAGAAAGGTAACAAGGATTGATGGAAACAATGCTCTCCAAGCTTTCAAGCCAAAGGTGAGGGTAGCGGCTTATTGCAGGGTTTCAACAGACAGTGATGAGCAAATGGCAAGCCTGGAAGCACAAAAGGACCATTATGAATCCTATATAAAAGCAAATCCTGATTGGGAATTTGCAGGGATTTATTATGATGAAGGCATATCAGGCACAAAAAAGGAAAACCGAACTGGACTTTTGAGACTGCTTGCAGATTGCGAAAACAAAAAAATTGACTTTATTATAACCAAGTCGGTCAGCAGATTTGCCAGAAACACAACCGACTGTATTGAGATGGTGAGAAAACTTACCGATCTCGGTGTTTTCATCTATTTCGAGAAAGAGAATATAAACACACAGCGCATGGAAGGCGAATTGGTGCTGACAATTTTGAGCAGTCTTGCAGAAAACGAGTCATTATCCATTGCAGAAAATAGTAAGTGGTCTATCAGACGTAGGTTCCAAAACGGAACATACAAAATTTCGTATCCTCCCTATGGTTACGATTATGTGGATGGAAAGCTATTTATCAATAAAGAACAGGCTGAAATCGTAAAGCGGATTTTTTCCGAGGCTTTGGACGGTAAAGGCACACAGAAAATTGCAGATGGGCTAAATTCCGATAAAATCCCAACAAAGAGAGGTTCACACTGGACAGCGACAACTATCCGCGGCATTTTAAGCAATGAAAAATATACTGGGGATGTCCTTCTGCAAAAAACCTATACAGATGAGAATTTTAAGCGGCATTATAATCATGGGGAAAAAGATCAATACATGATAAAAGATCATCATGAAGCCATTATATCCCATGAGGAATTTGAAGCCGCCCAAGAGATATTAAAGCAAAGAGGAAAAGAAAAAGGTGTAATTAAGGGAAGCAGCAAGTATCAAAAACGCTACCCTTTCTCTGGGAAAATCAAATGCGCAGAATGTGGCAGCAGTTTTAAGCGTCGAATTCATGGCAGCGGTGACCGTAAATATATTGCATGGTGCTGCACAAAGCACATAAAGGACGCATCAAGCTGCTCCATGAAGTTTGTCAGAGAGGATGCGATCCATCAGGCCTTCGTTGTTATGATTAATAAGCTTATTTTCGGTCATAAATTCATTCTAAGACCATTGCTGCAAAGCTTAAAGAAGACAAATTACTCAGATAACATAACAAAGATTCAGGAGATGGAAACAAAAATCAAAGAAAATACGGAGCGGGTTCAGGTAATCATGGGACTTATGGCTAAGGGATACCTGGAACCCGCTCTTTTTAATGCCCAGAAAAATGAGCTGCTTAAAGAAGCGGCTTTATTAAAAGAACAAAAAGAAGCCATAAAACGCGCAATCGATGGGAGTCAGACTATCCTTGTTGAGGTTGAGAAGCTTCTTAAATTTGCAACGAAAGCTGAAAAGCAGATTGATGCATTCGATATCGAAATATTTGAGGATTTTACCCGCGAAATCATTGTGTTTTCACAAGAAGAAATAGGTTTCAAAATGAAATGCGGGTTGAACTTAAGGGAAAGGTTGGTGAAATGA
- a CDS encoding heavy metal translocating P-type ATPase produces the protein MLKKEVILEGLDCANCAAKIEDEVNKLNGVKAYMNFMNKTLTLEIESEQEYKNILQQVKTIVHKHEPDVVVKEKSVNKSNKKVLILEGLGCANCAAKMEKEISGLEGVEFAAVDFVSKKLTLEISPKVNRSELNEKIEGIVKKIEPDVKVIFEENNSKTKINENNEEEEEGVNKKEIIRLVVGGAIFAVGIIFNFQNWLELTLFIISYIIVGGEVVLRAIKGIARGQVFSEHFLMSIATIGAFFVGEYPEGVAVMLFYLVGELFQDIAVGNSRKSISALMDIRPDYANLKVGDEIRKVSPEEVNIGDIIIVKPGEKVPLDGKVIEGNSMVDTAALTGESVPRELKPGDDALSGFININGVLTIEVTKDFGDSTVSKILDLVQNASSRKAPTEKFITKFARSYTPIVVFGALALAIIPPLVIPDATFATWIYRALVFLVISCPCALVISIPLGFFGGIGGASKRGILVKGSNYLDALNNVETVVFDKTGTLTKGIFEVVDVNPQADFTDEELIEYAAFAESHSSHPIALSILKVYNKDVDTTKIEDYEEIAGHGILAKVGGKEILVGNSKLMNKENIKYQEVETLGTIVHVAVDKKYAGNIVISDAVKEDSADAIKGLKALGVRNTVMLTGDSKAVGEKIATQLGIDEVYTELLPTDKVEKIEALDAKKSHKGKIVFVGDGINDAPVLARADIGVAMGGLGSDAAIEAADIVIMTDEPSKIVTAIKVAKRTRKIVMQNIVFALGVKAIFLALGAVGVATMWEAVFADMGVAIIAILNAMRVMNTKSI, from the coding sequence ATGTTAAAGAAGGAAGTAATTTTAGAAGGTTTAGATTGCGCAAATTGTGCAGCTAAAATTGAAGATGAGGTTAATAAATTAAATGGAGTCAAAGCCTATATGAACTTCATGAACAAGACATTGACTTTAGAAATTGAATCAGAGCAAGAGTATAAGAATATATTACAGCAAGTTAAAACCATAGTGCACAAGCACGAACCGGATGTGGTAGTGAAAGAAAAATCCGTTAACAAGAGCAATAAAAAAGTATTAATACTTGAAGGACTTGGCTGCGCGAATTGTGCAGCTAAAATGGAAAAAGAAATAAGCGGTCTAGAAGGAGTTGAATTTGCTGCAGTAGATTTTGTTTCGAAGAAACTAACACTGGAAATAAGTCCGAAAGTCAACCGCTCTGAGTTAAATGAGAAGATTGAAGGCATAGTAAAGAAAATAGAGCCAGATGTAAAGGTCATTTTTGAGGAGAATAACTCCAAGACCAAAATAAACGAAAATAACGAAGAGGAAGAAGAAGGTGTCAACAAAAAAGAAATCATAAGACTTGTGGTCGGTGGAGCAATATTTGCCGTGGGAATCATCTTTAATTTCCAAAATTGGCTTGAGCTTACCTTGTTTATTATTAGTTATATCATAGTTGGTGGAGAGGTTGTCTTAAGAGCAATAAAAGGTATTGCCCGCGGTCAGGTATTCAGTGAGCATTTTTTGATGAGTATTGCTACCATTGGTGCTTTCTTCGTTGGAGAGTATCCAGAAGGTGTAGCAGTTATGCTGTTCTATCTGGTAGGTGAATTATTTCAGGATATAGCTGTAGGTAACTCCAGAAAATCAATAAGTGCTTTGATGGATATTCGTCCTGACTATGCAAATCTTAAAGTTGGCGATGAGATCAGGAAAGTATCTCCTGAAGAGGTAAACATAGGTGACATCATTATTGTTAAACCAGGAGAAAAAGTTCCCCTCGATGGCAAGGTTATAGAAGGAAACTCAATGGTTGACACTGCAGCGTTAACAGGGGAATCTGTTCCTCGTGAACTCAAGCCAGGAGACGATGCATTGAGCGGATTCATTAATATAAATGGTGTTTTGACTATAGAGGTAACAAAGGATTTTGGTGATTCAACTGTATCTAAAATTTTGGATCTGGTTCAGAATGCCAGCAGTAGGAAGGCTCCTACAGAAAAATTTATAACAAAATTTGCGCGTTCCTATACTCCGATTGTAGTGTTTGGAGCGTTAGCCTTAGCAATCATACCTCCATTGGTGATCCCCGATGCAACTTTCGCTACTTGGATATATAGAGCATTAGTGTTTTTAGTTATATCTTGTCCATGTGCGTTAGTAATTTCAATACCATTGGGCTTCTTCGGAGGGATTGGTGGAGCATCGAAGAGAGGTATATTAGTAAAAGGCAGTAACTATCTTGACGCGTTGAACAATGTGGAAACAGTTGTTTTCGATAAGACAGGTACTTTAACTAAAGGTATATTTGAGGTTGTGGATGTTAACCCCCAAGCCGATTTTACTGATGAGGAATTGATTGAATATGCAGCATTTGCTGAAAGTCACTCAAGTCATCCAATTGCACTATCCATTTTGAAAGTCTATAACAAAGATGTCGATACCACTAAAATTGAAGACTATGAGGAAATTGCAGGTCATGGGATTTTAGCTAAAGTTGGTGGTAAAGAGATTCTTGTCGGAAATAGCAAACTGATGAATAAAGAAAACATTAAATATCAGGAAGTTGAGACTCTGGGTACAATAGTACATGTTGCAGTAGACAAGAAATATGCAGGCAATATTGTAATCTCTGACGCAGTGAAGGAAGATTCAGCTGATGCGATTAAAGGATTGAAGGCATTAGGTGTTAGAAATACTGTTATGCTTACTGGTGATTCGAAGGCAGTTGGGGAAAAAATAGCAACCCAACTTGGAATTGACGAGGTGTATACTGAATTGTTACCGACCGACAAGGTAGAAAAAATTGAGGCTCTGGATGCTAAGAAATCTCATAAGGGTAAAATTGTATTTGTTGGAGATGGTATCAATGATGCACCAGTACTTGCGAGAGCTGATATTGGCGTGGCAATGGGCGGCTTGGGGTCTGATGCTGCAATTGAAGCAGCTGATATAGTTATCATGACAGATGAACCATCAAAAATTGTCACTGCAATTAAAGTAGCAAAAAGGACTAGGAAAATTGTGATGCAAAACATTGTGTTTGCATTAGGGGTTAAAGCCATATTCCTTGCACTTGGTGCGGTGGGAGTTGCAACTATGTGGGAAGCTGTATTCGCTGACATGGGTGTGGCAATAATCGCAATATTAAATGCAATGAGGGTAATGAATACAAAAAGTATATAG
- the lspA gene encoding signal peptidase II — MFYIFIITILTGIDQWTKYLIETQLKPIGAIPIVKDIFHLTYARNTGAAFSILRDKQAFLILVTTIVVGALIYYLIKILKTGEVAFKLSLAIIIGGALGNLIDRVRLNYVTDFLDFTLINYPIFNLADVFVVSGVVMLSYMLLFKGDMPKISKM; from the coding sequence ATGTTTTATATTTTTATTATCACAATATTGACAGGGATTGATCAGTGGACTAAATATCTTATAGAAACACAATTAAAACCGATAGGTGCTATACCCATAGTTAAAGATATATTCCATTTGACTTATGCAAGGAATACAGGAGCAGCTTTTAGCATATTGAGGGATAAGCAGGCATTTTTAATATTAGTCACAACCATTGTTGTTGGCGCATTAATATACTATTTGATAAAAATATTAAAGACAGGAGAAGTAGCCTTTAAGCTATCCTTGGCGATAATTATTGGTGGAGCTTTAGGAAATCTTATCGATAGAGTTAGATTGAACTATGTAACCGACTTTCTCGATTTCACACTAATTAATTACCCCATATTTAATTTAGCAGACGTATTTGTAGTTTCAGGAGTTGTCATGCTTTCATATATGCTTTTGTTTAAAGGAGATATGCCCAAAATCTCAAAGATGTGA
- a CDS encoding recombinase family protein: MTTRNVTIIPARKRIGNSAKAEELPKLRVAAYCRVSTDSEEQATSYEAQIEHYTNYIKSNPEWELAGIFADEGITGTNTKKREEFNRMIEECMQGKIDMIITKSISRFARNTLDCLKYIRQLKEKNIPVYFEKENINTLDTKGEILLTIMASLAQQESQSLSQNVKLGIQYRYQQGKIHINHNRFLGYTKDKDGNLVIVPEEAEIVKRIYREYLEGSSMLQIARGLEADGILTGAGNPRWHTSTINKILRNEKYIGDALLQKTYTVDFLSKKRVANNGIVPQYYVENSHEPIIPREIYMQVQEELVRRRCVHISKNGKKRNYSNNHPLSQMVFCGKCHEVFRRVHWNNRGKKSIVWRCVSRLENTGLFCTASTILEDTLKEKIVEAINIAVSGKNSFLAILKKNIETVLNEDLDESTADIDKRLEELQAELIQLANSKEAYDNIVNEIYRLRDLRQETLSRNALRQDKRDRIAEMTDFLNMQTGGITEFDDKLVRKLIEKATVYNDRLVVEFKSGLEIEVNL, from the coding sequence ATGACAACCAGGAATGTTACGATAATTCCTGCTCGTAAGCGAATTGGGAATAGTGCAAAGGCCGAGGAATTACCTAAGCTTCGGGTAGCAGCTTACTGCCGTGTTTCTACGGACAGCGAGGAGCAGGCAACCAGTTATGAAGCACAAATTGAGCATTACACTAATTACATTAAAAGCAATCCCGAATGGGAGTTAGCCGGTATATTTGCAGATGAAGGTATTACCGGAACTAACACAAAAAAGCGTGAAGAATTTAACCGGATGATAGAAGAATGCATGCAGGGCAAAATCGATATGATAATTACGAAATCTATCAGCCGGTTTGCAAGAAACACGCTTGACTGCCTAAAGTACATAAGGCAGCTTAAAGAAAAAAATATTCCGGTTTACTTTGAAAAAGAAAATATAAACACATTGGATACCAAAGGAGAAATCCTGTTGACCATTATGGCATCTTTGGCACAGCAAGAAAGCCAATCGTTAAGCCAGAATGTAAAACTGGGTATTCAGTACCGATATCAGCAAGGAAAAATCCATATTAATCACAACCGGTTTCTTGGCTATACAAAGGATAAGGATGGCAATTTAGTTATCGTACCTGAAGAAGCAGAGATCGTTAAACGCATTTACAGAGAATACCTTGAAGGTTCCAGTATGCTACAGATAGCAAGAGGTCTGGAAGCTGACGGAATTCTGACAGGTGCAGGCAATCCCAGATGGCATACCAGCACCATCAATAAGATTTTGAGGAATGAAAAATATATCGGTGATGCGCTGTTGCAGAAAACCTATACAGTAGATTTTTTATCGAAGAAAAGGGTGGCCAATAACGGCATAGTTCCTCAATACTATGTAGAAAACAGCCATGAGCCCATAATCCCGCGTGAAATTTATATGCAGGTTCAGGAAGAGCTTGTCCGCAGAAGATGTGTGCATATAAGTAAGAACGGAAAGAAGAGAAACTACAGCAATAATCATCCCTTATCCCAAATGGTGTTCTGCGGCAAGTGTCATGAAGTATTCCGCAGGGTTCATTGGAATAACCGAGGGAAAAAATCCATCGTTTGGAGATGCGTCAGCAGATTGGAAAACACCGGTTTGTTTTGTACCGCTTCCACTATACTTGAAGATACTCTCAAAGAGAAGATTGTAGAAGCTATCAATATAGCCGTCAGCGGGAAAAACTCTTTCCTGGCCATACTGAAAAAGAATATTGAAACCGTATTAAACGAGGATTTGGACGAGAGTACGGCAGATATTGATAAAAGGCTGGAAGAGCTTCAAGCCGAGTTGATCCAATTGGCAAATTCAAAGGAAGCATATGATAATATTGTCAATGAGATTTACCGCTTACGGGACTTAAGGCAAGAAACCCTTTCAAGAAACGCTCTCCGTCAAGATAAGCGGGATCGGATCGCTGAGATGACGGACTTCCTTAATATGCAAACCGGTGGTATTACGGAATTTGATGATAAACTGGTTAGAAAACTAATTGAAAAGGCAACTGTATATAATGACAGGCTAGTGGTAGAGTTTAAGTCAGGGTTAGAAATAGAAGTAAACCTATAA
- a CDS encoding recombinase family protein, with translation MRVELKGKVGEMMSHIPFGYAIQNGRAVVNEEEAVKIKKLFEAYLSGLSLAEAAQKAGIKRYHTSIARMLTDKRYVEDKFYPPIISKDTFEKAQLERRRRAEALGRIYEHKGNEKKCLNFRFHASMPDNLYDDPFQQAEYAYSLIKSEVILDDNQECYDNSCS, from the coding sequence ATGCGGGTTGAACTTAAGGGAAAGGTTGGTGAAATGATGAGCCATATACCTTTTGGATATGCCATTCAAAACGGCAGGGCTGTCGTTAATGAAGAGGAAGCAGTTAAGATTAAGAAACTATTTGAGGCTTATCTTTCCGGGCTTTCTTTAGCCGAGGCGGCTCAAAAAGCGGGCATTAAGCGTTACCACACATCTATTGCAAGAATGCTGACAGATAAACGGTATGTTGAGGATAAATTTTATCCGCCAATTATCAGCAAGGACACATTTGAAAAAGCACAACTGGAAAGACGCAGACGAGCTGAGGCGCTTGGCAGGATTTATGAACATAAAGGAAATGAAAAGAAATGCCTGAATTTTAGGTTTCATGCTTCAATGCCAGATAATCTATACGATGATCCATTTCAGCAGGCAGAGTATGCTTATAGTCTTATTAAGAGCGAGGTGATTTTAGATGACAACCAGGAATGTTACGATAATTCCTGCTCGTAA